A single genomic interval of Daucus carota subsp. sativus chromosome 1, DH1 v3.0, whole genome shotgun sequence harbors:
- the LOC108196993 gene encoding F-box/LRR-repeat protein 12: MDTIARDTTTSILHLPDDCLYFIFQRLESVFDRKSFGLTCHRWLFIENTSRRSLQFPCSFRHLHRTSLSRTSSTVGSFQLYTMLDRFQHLELLCLSGCVHLPDSGLSQLQYYGSKLQTLYLDCCFGITDDLGSMTDDGLSVVASGCRSLKCISLYRCNVSSIGIEALAKSCRALEEVNLSYCPLITDTGIRALSQNCHQLRAVRISSCRNITGVGFHGCPRTFVYLEADSCKLETEGITEIVSGGGLEYLNISNLNWAVPGNGLTIVGAGFAKRLKLLDFRLCRTVTDESIIAISRGCPLLQEWNLALCHEVKRPGWESIGLSCHKLERLHVKRCRCLCDRGLQALREGCRNLLILYVTRCRQLSDPAIMIFKCLRGDVKIIEEEVMCIAPEWAFSG; the protein is encoded by the exons ATGGATACTATTGCTAGAGATACTACTACCTCCATTCTGCACCTTCCTGATGATTGTCTCTATTTCATTTTTCAACGCCTTGAATCTGTTTTTGATCGCAAATCCTTTGGTCTCACTTGCCATCGCTGGCTATTCATAGAAAATACAAGCAGGCGGTCTCTGCAATTCCCGTGTTCCTTCCGCCACCTACACCGCACTTCATTATCTCGAACCAGCTCAACTGTTGGTTCTTTCCAGTTGTATACAATGCTTGATCGCTTCCAACACCTAGAGTTATTGTGCCTTTCAGGATGCGTACATCTTCCTGACTCGGGGTTATCTCAATTGCAATATTATGGCTCGAAATTGCAGACGCTGTATCTAGATTGTTGTTTTGGAATCACTGATGAtctaggaagcatga CTGATGATGGACTGTCTGTGGTTGCTTCTGGCTGTCGTTCTTTGAAATGTATTAGTCTTTATAGATGCAATGTTAGTAGCATTGGGATAGAGGCGTTGGCTAAATCATGTCGAGCACTAGAAGAGGTGAATCTCTCATATTGTCCACTTATTACTGACACGGGTATTAGAGCTCTTTCGCAGAATTGTCATCAGCTTCGAGCAGTCAGGATTTCCTCCTGCAGAAACATTACTGGTGTTGGGTTTCACGGGTGTCCCCGGACGTTCGTCTATTTAGAAGCTGATTCCTGTAAGCTTGAAACGGAAGGGATTACAGAGATTGTGAGTGGAGGTGGATTGGAATACTTGAATATTTCTAATCTAAATTGGGCTGTCCCCGGGAATGGTTTAACCATAGTTGGCGCTGGATTTGCCAAAAGACTTAAACTCCTGGATTTTCGTTTATGCAGGACTGTCACTGATGAGTCCATCATAGCAATTTCAAGAGGGTGCCCCTTGCTTCAAGAGTGGAACTTGGCTTTATGCCATGAAGTAAAGCGACCAGGGTGGGAATCAATTGGCTTGTCTTGCCATAAATTGGAGAGGCTTCACGTGAAGCGGTGTCGGTGCCTCTGCGATCGAGGTCTGCAGGCCCTTAGGGAAGGGTGCCGAAATCTCTTAATCCTGTACGTTACCCGATGTCGTCAACTCAGTGATCCTGCAATTATGATATTTAAATGTTTAAGGGGAGACGTTAAGATCATAGAAGAAGAAGTCATGTGCATTGCTCCAGAGTGGGCCTTTTCCGGATGA
- the LOC108198301 gene encoding chloroplast envelope quinone oxidoreductase homolog has product MASDAKLMHAIWYDSYGGGAAALKRVETPVPTPQNDEVLIKLEASSINPIDFKVQNGLLRPIAPSKFPFIPVTDIAGEVVKLGSDIKKFKTGDKVVAKLQDMSGGGLAEYAVAKENLTVARPPEVSMDAAALVTAGLTALQALTESALLKLDKNYPEANVLITAASGGVGHYAVQLAKLGNIHVTATCGARNFDFVKNLGADEVIDYKTPEGAAVISPSGRKYDAVINCTTGISWSTFEPQLKENGTVVDLTPGAGTLANFALKTLTFSKKKVVPFLANCRCENLEYLVTMVKQGKVKSMIDSKYPFSKAEDAWTKIMSGHAVGKIIIEYS; this is encoded by the exons ATGGCTTCTGATGCTAAGCTCATGCATGCCATTTGGTATGACAGCTATGGTGGCGGTGCTGCTGCCCTAAAg CGTGTTGAAACTCCTGTTCCTACTCCCCAAAATGACGAGGTCCTGATAAAACTGGAAGCATCAAGCATAAATCCAATAGATTTTAAAGTGCAGAATGGGTTGCTCCGTCCAATTGCACCCAGCAAATTTCCTTTTATACCTG TTACCGATATAGCAGGAGAGGTAGTCAAGCTTGGATCTGACATTAAGAAATTCAAAACTGGTGACAAAGTTGTTGCTAAGCTTCAGGATATG AGTGGAGGTGGACTAGCTGAGTATGCTGTTGCAAAGGAAAATTTGACTGTTGCAAGGCCCCCAGAAGTATCAATGGATGCTGCTGCTTTAGTTACTGCTGGACTTACAGCTCTCCAGGCTCTCACAGAAAGTGCACTACTGAAGCTTGATAAGAATTATCCAGAGGCTAATGTCCTTATTACAGCTGCTTCAGGTGGTGTGGGTCACTATGCTGTTCAGCTGGCCAAGTTAGGTAACATACATGTAACTGCTACCTGTGGAGCCCGCAACTTTGATTTTGTTAAGAACCTAGGCGCTGATGAGGTTATTGACTACAAGACTCCAGAGGGAGCAGCAGTGATAAGCCCATCTGGCAGGAAATATGACGCTGTTATCAATTGCACCACAGGTATAAGTTGGTCAACTTTCGAGCCTCAATTGAAAGAGAATGGAACGGTTGTAGATTTGACCCCTGGTGCTGGGACCTTGGCAAATTTCGCCCTGAAGACGCTCACCTTCTCTAAGAAGAAGGTGGTGCCTTTTTTGGCTAACTGCAGATGTGAAAATTTGGAGTATCTTGTCACTATGGTTAAACAAGGTAAAGTAAAGAGTATGATTGACTCGAAGTATCCCTTTAGCAAAGCTGAAGATGCTTGGACAAAGATCATGAGTGGCCATGCTGTTGGAAAAATCATAATTGAGTATTCCTAA
- the LOC108205329 gene encoding chloroplast envelope quinone oxidoreductase homolog — MASANLMQAVWYDSYGGGASALKHVEAPLPSPKNDEVLIKVEASSINPIDCKVQNGLLRPLLPRRFPFIPVTDIAGEIVDLGSDVKNFKTGDKVVAKLNDVSGGGLAEYAVTKESLTVARPPQVSAAEAAALVTAGITALQTITESAGLKVDKSGPKANILVTAASGGVGHYAVQLAKLGNIHVTATCGARNFDFVKSLGADEVIDYKTPEGAAVKSPSGKKYDAVINCTTGIRWTTFEPNLSEHGKVVDMTPGAGTFANFALKKLTFSKKIVVPFLVNCKADNLEYLVKLVEQGKLKTVIDSKYPFSKAEEAWGRSLSGHAVGKIIIEH; from the exons ATGGCTTCTGCTAATCTCATGCAAGCTGTTTGGTACGATAGCTATGGTGGGGGTGCTTCTGCTTTGAAG CATGTTGAAGCTCCTCTTCCTAGTCCTAAGAATGACGAGGTTCTCATTAAAGTGGAAGCATCAAGCATAAATCCAATAGATTGCAAAGTGCAGAATGGGCTTTTGCGTCCACTCCTACCTCGCAGATTTCCCTTCATCCCCG TTACTGATATAGCAGGGGAGATAGTCGACCTTGGATCTGACGTCAAAAACTTTAAAACTGGTGACAAAGTTGTTGCTAAGCTTAATGATGTG AGTGGAGGTGGACTAGCTGAGTATGCAGTGACCAAGGAAAGTTTGACTGTTGCAAGGCCCCCTCAAGTATCAGCTGCCGAAGCTGCTGCTTTAGTTACTGCTGGAATTACAGCTCTACAGACCATCACCGAATCTGCAGGACTCAAGGTCGATAAGAGTGGACCAAAAGCTAACATCCTTGTAACAGCTGCTTCAGGTGGTGTTGGTCATTATGCTGTCCAACTGGCAAAGTTAGGAAACATACATGTAACTGCTACTTGTGGAGCCCGCAACTTTGATTTCGTAAAGAGCCTAGGCGCTGACGAGGTTATTGACTACAAGACCCCGGAAGGAGCCGCTGTGAAGAGCCCTTCAGGCAAGAAATATGACGCTGTTATCAATTGTACCACAGGTATTCGTTGGACTACTTTTGAGCCTAATTTAAGTGAGCACGGGAAGGTTGTAGATATGACCCCTGGTGCCGGGACCTTTGCTAATTTTGCCCTGAAGAAGCTAACCTTCTCTAAGAAGATAGTTGTGCCCTTTCTGGTGAACTGCAAAGCTGACAACTTGGAATATCTTGTAAAGCTAGTGGAACAAGGAAAACTTAAAACAGTCATCGACTCCAAGTATCCCTTTAGCAAAGCTGAAGAGGCATGGGGTAGGAGCCTGAGTGGCCATGCTGTTGGGAAGATCATCATTGAGCATTGA
- the LOC108205330 gene encoding chloroplast envelope quinone oxidoreductase homolog isoform X2 codes for MRMVTGEYIKQQHSPNHVEISIPTPTKHEVLLKLEAASINPVDWKMQKGELRPFLPFHFPNIPLTDVAGEVVETGAGVKNFKAGDKVVAMLSIFGRGGGLAEYAVANKNLTVFRPPEVSAAEGAGLPIAGLTAHQALTYSAGIKLDASGPLANILITAASGGVGLYALQLAKLGNTHVTATCGARNMDLVKTLGADEVLDYKTADGAALKSPSGLKYDVVIHCAAGIPWSTFEPQLSSKGKVIDVTPGPATMWRFFRGKITFSRKQIVPLLLIPKGKNLAYLVKLVKEGKLKTVVDSRHPLNKAEDAWAKSIDGHATGKIIVEP; via the exons ATGAGGATGGTGACTGGTGAATATATAAAACAGCAACATTCCCCGAAC CATGTTGAAATTTCTATTCCCACTCCAACGAAACATGAGGTCTTGCTAAAATTAGAAGCTGCAAGCATTAATCCAGTTGATTGGAAGATGCAGAAAGGCGAGCTGCGGCCATTTTTACCCTTCCATTTTCCTAATATACCAT TGACAGATGTGGCAGGAGAGGTGGTTGAGACCGGAGCTGGGGTAAAAAACTTCAAAGCAGGTGATAAAGTTGTGGCGATGCTCAGCATTTTT GGCAGAGGTGGTGGTTTAGCTGAGTATGCTGTGGCGAATAAAAATCTGACAGTTTTTAGGCCACCTGAAGTATCTGCTGCAGAAGGTGCTGGCTTACCTATTGCAGGTCTTACTGCCCATCAGGCTCTCACCTACTCTGCTGGAATAAAGCTTGATGCGAGTGGTCCGCTAGCCAATATTCTTATTACGGCTGCCTCAGGAGGCGTTGGATTGTATGCTCTTCAGCTTGCAAAGCTTGGGAACACACACGTGACAGCCACTTGTGGTGCTCGTAACATGGATCTGGTCAAGACTCTGGGTGCTGATGAGGTTCTAGACTACAAGACGGCAGATGGAGCAGCTCTGAAAAGTCCGTCAGGCCTGAAATATGATGTTGTGATCCACTGTGCCGCAGGTATTCCTTGGTCTACTTTCGAGCCCCAACTGAGCTCTAAGGGGAAGGTTATTGACGTCACACCTGGTCCTGCCACCATGTGGAGATTCTTTAGGGGCAAAATAACTTTCTCCAGGAAGCAAATAGTGCCTCTGCTTCTAATCCCCAAGGGGAAAAACCTGGCGTACCTTGTAAAGTTGGTCAAGGAAGGGAAGCTTAAAACTGTAGTAGACTCTAGGCATCCATTAAACAAGGCTGAGGATGCTTGGGCTAAGAGCATCGATGGCCATGCTACGGGCAAAATAATCGTGGAACCCTAA
- the LOC108205330 gene encoding chloroplast envelope quinone oxidoreductase homolog isoform X1: protein MAETTMKAIQYLAYGGGPPALNHVEISIPTPTKHEVLLKLEAASINPVDWKMQKGELRPFLPFHFPNIPLTDVAGEVVETGAGVKNFKAGDKVVAMLSIFGRGGGLAEYAVANKNLTVFRPPEVSAAEGAGLPIAGLTAHQALTYSAGIKLDASGPLANILITAASGGVGLYALQLAKLGNTHVTATCGARNMDLVKTLGADEVLDYKTADGAALKSPSGLKYDVVIHCAAGIPWSTFEPQLSSKGKVIDVTPGPATMWRFFRGKITFSRKQIVPLLLIPKGKNLAYLVKLVKEGKLKTVVDSRHPLNKAEDAWAKSIDGHATGKIIVEP from the exons ATGGCTGAAACTACTATGAAGGCCATCCAGTACTTAGCTTACGGCGGCGGTCCTCCTGCTCTAAAT CATGTTGAAATTTCTATTCCCACTCCAACGAAACATGAGGTCTTGCTAAAATTAGAAGCTGCAAGCATTAATCCAGTTGATTGGAAGATGCAGAAAGGCGAGCTGCGGCCATTTTTACCCTTCCATTTTCCTAATATACCAT TGACAGATGTGGCAGGAGAGGTGGTTGAGACCGGAGCTGGGGTAAAAAACTTCAAAGCAGGTGATAAAGTTGTGGCGATGCTCAGCATTTTT GGCAGAGGTGGTGGTTTAGCTGAGTATGCTGTGGCGAATAAAAATCTGACAGTTTTTAGGCCACCTGAAGTATCTGCTGCAGAAGGTGCTGGCTTACCTATTGCAGGTCTTACTGCCCATCAGGCTCTCACCTACTCTGCTGGAATAAAGCTTGATGCGAGTGGTCCGCTAGCCAATATTCTTATTACGGCTGCCTCAGGAGGCGTTGGATTGTATGCTCTTCAGCTTGCAAAGCTTGGGAACACACACGTGACAGCCACTTGTGGTGCTCGTAACATGGATCTGGTCAAGACTCTGGGTGCTGATGAGGTTCTAGACTACAAGACGGCAGATGGAGCAGCTCTGAAAAGTCCGTCAGGCCTGAAATATGATGTTGTGATCCACTGTGCCGCAGGTATTCCTTGGTCTACTTTCGAGCCCCAACTGAGCTCTAAGGGGAAGGTTATTGACGTCACACCTGGTCCTGCCACCATGTGGAGATTCTTTAGGGGCAAAATAACTTTCTCCAGGAAGCAAATAGTGCCTCTGCTTCTAATCCCCAAGGGGAAAAACCTGGCGTACCTTGTAAAGTTGGTCAAGGAAGGGAAGCTTAAAACTGTAGTAGACTCTAGGCATCCATTAAACAAGGCTGAGGATGCTTGGGCTAAGAGCATCGATGGCCATGCTACGGGCAAAATAATCGTGGAACCCTAA
- the LOC108212822 gene encoding chaperone protein dnaJ 20, chloroplastic — MNKSSGWRKSSSVAAMNSSVYAPPAEEETGSFYELLGISESGTLSEIKKAYKQLARKYHPDVSPAERAEEYTQRFILVQEAYETLSDPQTRALYDRDLSRGFHFAFSARNRGGAAAEEEMGEWKNRWESQLTELKRKSMYNHYNYSNSNAHDDARQSWGARMRSQNRESQ; from the coding sequence ATGAATAAATCATCCGGTTGGAGAAAATCAAGCAGCGTGGCAGCTATGAACAGCAGTGTATATGCTCCTCCGGCAGAAGAAGAAACGGGGAGTTTTTATGAGCTGCTGGGCATTTCAGAGAGTGGGACCCTGTCCGAAATCAAGAAAGCTTATAAGCAGCTGGCTCGAAAATATCACCCTGACGTGTCTCCCGCTGAGCGTGCGGAGGAGTACACTCAGAGATTCATTCTGGTGCAAGAAGCTTACGAGACCTTATCTGATCCACAAACCAGAGCCTTGTATGATAGAGATTTGTCTAGAGGCTTTCACTTTGCTTTTTCAGCTAGAAACAGAGGAGGAGCTGCTGCTGAGGAGGAGATGGGTGAATGGAAGAACAGATGGGAGTCTCAACTCACAGAGCTGAAGCGTAAGAGCATGTACAACCATTACAATTATAGTAATAGTAATGCTCATGATGATGCAAGACAGTCGTGGGGAGCCCGGATGCGCAGTCAAAACAGGGAATCACAGTAA